A part of Deltaproteobacteria bacterium genomic DNA contains:
- a CDS encoding MFS transporter, translated as MTTLGALCRRAQFPLLYFGAMKLSPIAYYVTAAVCQTAGSSGAAMLAPFFMKEQGYSIALAGIPLVANGVGRVCSDLFSGVMATYFSSGTLLIAAVSIGFLMSVIGYLFLDSMPVFLFVFAVYGLTEAMFALSLRKIGFDQSAPEQQGKVQGQMASALGIGFTLGPLLGGFVGKWLGSQALFLLYALPEVLGLILVLLGGAHRYRKTAIDASTTLWREGLNLVKQPPFLASCLAICQSFFFLVGVTRVAFPFLAVNQRGIGLEVVGTMVAFSRLTDTLGRFTGGLLADRIKASRVILLGVVLGIPMFLVQVYGNTFLTLLLPLAVMTMGFGFSNVGSTTFALQCAPPAAKGLALGLSRASTSLGQMIGPLVCGVLIESLGYEQGFQMMALSSVIVLTLTWWGLRRRPTPPVQGSTFKVQG; from the coding sequence ATGACAACTTTGGGCGCCCTCTGTAGGCGCGCCCAATTTCCACTGCTATACTTCGGCGCGATGAAACTCTCGCCGATCGCTTACTACGTTACCGCCGCGGTTTGTCAAACCGCGGGCTCCTCCGGCGCTGCCATGCTCGCGCCGTTCTTTATGAAAGAACAAGGCTATTCGATCGCCCTGGCCGGCATCCCTCTGGTCGCCAACGGTGTCGGTCGCGTCTGTTCCGACCTTTTCTCCGGGGTGATGGCGACCTATTTCAGCTCGGGCACACTGCTGATCGCCGCGGTGAGCATCGGCTTCTTGATGAGCGTGATCGGCTATCTGTTTCTCGACAGCATGCCGGTGTTTCTTTTCGTTTTTGCCGTTTACGGCCTCACCGAGGCGATGTTTGCGCTGTCGCTGAGGAAAATCGGCTTCGACCAATCCGCGCCGGAGCAACAGGGAAAAGTTCAAGGCCAGATGGCATCGGCCTTGGGCATCGGCTTTACACTCGGCCCGCTGCTGGGAGGTTTTGTCGGCAAATGGCTAGGCTCTCAGGCGCTGTTCCTGCTCTACGCCTTACCGGAAGTTCTGGGATTGATACTCGTGCTACTCGGCGGCGCCCATCGCTACCGCAAGACCGCGATCGACGCGTCGACGACCTTGTGGCGTGAAGGGTTGAATCTCGTCAAGCAGCCGCCATTTCTTGCGTCCTGCCTGGCGATCTGTCAGTCGTTCTTTTTTCTTGTTGGCGTCACCCGCGTGGCCTTTCCCTTTCTCGCCGTCAACCAGCGCGGCATCGGTCTCGAGGTTGTCGGCACGATGGTGGCATTCTCGCGGCTGACAGATACCTTGGGCCGCTTCACCGGCGGCTTGCTCGCCGACCGCATCAAAGCATCGCGGGTAATTTTGCTCGGCGTCGTCCTGGGAATCCCGATGTTTCTCGTACAAGTCTACGGCAACACTTTTCTGACGCTACTTTTGCCGCTGGCGGTGATGACCATGGGATTCGGCTTCAGCAATGTCGGATCGACAACCTTCGCGCTCCAATGCGCGCCGCCGGCTGCCAAGGGGCTCGCCCTTGGCCTTTCGCGCGCGTCGACTTCGCTGGGGCAGATGATCGGCCCGCTGGTTTGCGGTGTTTTGATCGAATCGCTAGGGTACGAGCAAGGATTTCAGATGATGGCGCTCAGCTCCGTGATCGTGCTGACGCTCACTTGGTGGGGCCTCCGGCGCCGACCGACGCCGCCCGTTCAAGGTTCAACGTTCAAGGTTCAAGGTTGA
- a CDS encoding response regulator: MISSPTSADSSTEAVVEPKTPRWHYIYYILAAIDLITVGVSLYLSHQMVAIHTDSLVAADAFAAVRRLAGDVNAPGNDVFDSKDPAAERRRLQPKLDEFFSALNKARTTTVIPDADIRAVETAMARMVAEANAIFQLFTADRADEAGTRMATMDRHYADLNGAIATMESHVRQAQFADAQAKQKIERLIAILVLLMVGGALYYGHKLSRQVQADRWKERYTKELEVARNQALAAARAKSMFVASMSHEIRTPMNGVIGMTDLLRGTPLNAEQLDYVNILTRSGNALLAVINDILDFSKIEAGKMSLETIDFNPHELIEQVVELLAASAHSKQIEIIPMVNNDVPEAVRGDPARLQQVLTNLLGNAVKFTEQGTITVRVLPLPADGSLRLRFEVKDIGIGIAPEAKLQLFDAFTQADGSTSRKYGGTGLGLAISKHLVELMGGVIGVDSVVGEGSTFWFELPYQPATAAVDDSHTSVELAGISILCVDDREENLRVLRQHLAKPGAQVECVDSGEQALERLLEARNRQDHYDIMIADHKMPGIDGVELARLIKSSAGAFGSLSIILLTSNDIAAAEESSRNLFAARLHKPVRRDALLQTILRVRGTINPSQPVTQTTRAHKSILQTRALLAEDEKVNQRVAVRMLQKLGCQVDVAVNGKEALTALESKPYDIVFMDCRMPEMDGYEATMTYRSQNKELRRVPIIALTADAMPDIREKCLEAGMDDYLAKPIKSEELAGALERWLAAR; the protein is encoded by the coding sequence ATGATCAGCAGCCCGACCAGCGCTGACAGCTCAACTGAAGCTGTCGTGGAACCGAAGACCCCGCGCTGGCACTACATCTATTACATTCTTGCCGCCATCGACCTCATCACGGTTGGCGTAAGCCTCTACTTAAGCCACCAGATGGTGGCAATTCACACCGATTCGTTGGTTGCGGCCGATGCCTTCGCCGCGGTGCGCCGGCTTGCCGGCGACGTGAACGCGCCGGGCAACGACGTGTTCGACAGTAAAGATCCCGCGGCGGAACGGCGCCGGTTGCAGCCCAAGCTCGACGAATTTTTTTCGGCGCTCAACAAGGCTCGCACGACCACGGTGATCCCCGACGCCGATATCCGCGCGGTGGAAACCGCCATGGCGCGGATGGTTGCCGAAGCCAACGCGATTTTTCAGCTCTTCACGGCCGACCGCGCCGACGAAGCCGGCACCCGCATGGCCACCATGGACCGCCACTACGCCGACTTGAATGGCGCCATCGCCACCATGGAGTCCCACGTGCGCCAAGCCCAATTTGCCGATGCGCAAGCGAAACAAAAAATCGAACGGCTGATCGCCATTTTGGTGCTCTTGATGGTCGGCGGCGCTCTCTACTATGGCCACAAACTGTCGCGCCAGGTGCAAGCCGACCGCTGGAAAGAGCGCTACACCAAAGAACTGGAAGTCGCCCGCAACCAAGCGCTGGCCGCCGCCCGAGCCAAGTCCATGTTTGTCGCCAGCATGAGCCACGAGATTCGCACGCCGATGAACGGCGTCATCGGCATGACCGATCTGTTGCGCGGCACGCCGCTCAACGCCGAGCAGCTCGACTATGTAAATATTCTAACCCGTTCGGGCAACGCGCTGTTGGCCGTCATCAACGACATTCTCGACTTCTCCAAGATCGAAGCGGGCAAAATGTCGCTCGAAACCATCGACTTTAACCCGCACGAATTGATCGAGCAGGTGGTGGAGCTGCTCGCCGCCAGCGCCCATAGCAAGCAGATCGAGATCATCCCCATGGTTAACAATGACGTGCCCGAGGCGGTGCGCGGCGACCCCGCGCGGCTGCAACAAGTGCTCACCAATCTGCTCGGCAACGCAGTCAAGTTTACCGAGCAGGGCACCATCACGGTCAGAGTTCTGCCGCTGCCCGCTGACGGCTCGCTGCGCTTGCGCTTTGAAGTCAAGGACATCGGCATCGGCATCGCGCCGGAAGCCAAGCTGCAACTCTTCGATGCCTTCACCCAGGCGGACGGCTCCACCAGCCGAAAATATGGCGGCACCGGCCTGGGGTTGGCGATCTCCAAACATTTGGTCGAGTTGATGGGCGGCGTCATCGGCGTCGACAGCGTCGTCGGCGAAGGCAGCACGTTTTGGTTTGAGTTGCCGTACCAGCCGGCGACAGCGGCCGTCGATGATAGCCACACCAGCGTGGAGCTCGCGGGAATATCGATTCTTTGCGTTGACGACCGTGAAGAAAACCTGCGCGTGCTGCGCCAACACCTCGCCAAGCCCGGCGCGCAAGTGGAGTGCGTCGATTCGGGGGAACAAGCGCTGGAACGTCTATTGGAAGCGCGCAATCGCCAAGATCACTACGACATCATGATCGCCGATCACAAAATGCCGGGCATCGACGGCGTCGAGCTGGCGCGCTTGATCAAATCGTCGGCCGGCGCGTTTGGTTCGCTATCGATTATCTTGCTTACCTCCAACGACATCGCCGCCGCCGAGGAATCGTCGCGCAATCTGTTCGCGGCGCGGCTCCACAAACCGGTGCGGCGCGACGCCTTGCTGCAGACCATCCTGCGCGTGCGCGGCACCATCAACCCGTCTCAACCGGTCACTCAAACGACCCGCGCCCATAAATCGATCTTGCAAACCCGAGCGCTCCTCGCCGAAGATGAAAAAGTCAATCAACGCGTCGCCGTGCGCATGCTGCAAAAGTTGGGCTGCCAAGTCGACGTCGCCGTCAACGGCAAGGAAGCTCTCACCGCCCTGGAGAGCAAACCCTACGACATCGTGTTCATGGACTGCCGCATGCCGGAAATGGACGGCTACGAAGCCACCATGACCTATCGCAGTCAAAACAAAGAGCTGCGCCGAGTGCCGATCATCGCGCTCACCGCCGACGCCATGCCCGACATCCGCGAGAAATGTCTCGAAGCCGGCATGGACGATTATTTGGCCAAGCCGATCAAGTCAGAAGAGCTCGCCGGCGCATTGGAGCGCTGGTTGGCGGCGCGCTAA
- a CDS encoding isochorismatase family protein yields the protein MAQLERRERSAQRSQEKEKVMAERVWDKFLTEQDKATLVGKGERRIGFGERPALLLIDLYRWVFGDKPEAVTDAIKTWPGSCGLSGWNALPHIQKLLAKCREVGIPIIHVTGMDGVAVEPWAFRRDTKKRATMSAEELDRFRRRYDIVDEVKPIPGETVFKKVSPSAFWGTPLVGHLNFLGVDTIITCGESTSGCVRASVVDGTTNRLRMVVAEECVFDRHEACHAINLFDMNQKYADVLPLDDIIKYLDAWRAEKAGQVGYANNSVEYLKDLAIGETYKGLR from the coding sequence ATGGCGCAACTAGAACGGCGGGAGCGATCGGCGCAACGTTCTCAAGAAAAGGAGAAAGTTATGGCTGAACGGGTTTGGGACAAGTTTTTGACGGAGCAGGACAAGGCTACCTTGGTAGGCAAAGGCGAGCGCCGAATCGGTTTCGGTGAGCGGCCGGCGCTGCTCTTGATCGATCTTTACCGTTGGGTTTTTGGCGATAAGCCCGAGGCGGTAACCGACGCGATCAAAACCTGGCCGGGCAGCTGCGGGCTGTCGGGTTGGAACGCGCTGCCGCATATACAGAAACTACTCGCCAAGTGCCGCGAGGTGGGCATCCCGATTATTCACGTAACGGGTATGGATGGCGTCGCCGTCGAGCCCTGGGCGTTTCGCCGCGACACCAAGAAACGCGCCACCATGAGCGCCGAAGAGCTCGACCGTTTCCGCCGCCGCTACGACATCGTCGACGAAGTAAAGCCGATTCCCGGCGAGACGGTTTTCAAAAAAGTTTCACCGAGCGCCTTCTGGGGCACGCCGCTCGTCGGCCATCTTAATTTTCTCGGCGTCGATACGATCATCACCTGCGGTGAGAGCACGAGCGGCTGCGTGCGCGCCAGCGTGGTCGATGGCACGACCAATCGCCTGCGCATGGTCGTCGCCGAAGAATGTGTTTTCGACCGCCACGAGGCCTGCCACGCGATCAACCTGTTCGACATGAACCAAAAATACGCCGATGTGCTGCCGCTGGACGACATCATCAAATATCTCGATGCCTGGCGCGCCGAGAAAGCCGGCCAGGTGGGTTACGCCAACAATAGCGTGGAGTATTTAAAAGATTTGGCGATCGGCGAGACGTATAAGGGGCTGCGCTAG
- a CDS encoding Hpt domain-containing protein: protein MEYCEVAAQLRTKARKWIADFDVDLLLGLADDFLSDAPGRVERMRLAVGANDHRALTHEAHTLKSSCTHVGATELEAMSKALEVAGRAGEAASLSDQVAQLEQHFILVRQAVERMVDNLDEFLVEN from the coding sequence ATGGAATACTGCGAAGTCGCCGCACAACTGCGCACCAAGGCGCGCAAGTGGATCGCCGATTTCGACGTCGATCTGCTGCTCGGCCTGGCCGATGACTTTCTCAGCGACGCGCCCGGCCGGGTCGAAAGAATGCGCCTCGCCGTCGGCGCCAACGATCATCGCGCCCTCACCCACGAGGCGCACACGTTGAAATCCAGCTGCACCCACGTCGGTGCCACCGAGCTCGAGGCGATGTCCAAAGCGCTCGAAGTTGCCGGCCGTGCCGGCGAGGCAGCCTCGCTTTCGGATCAAGTGGCGCAACTCGAACAACACTTTATTTTAGTTCGTCAAGCCGTCGAACGGATGGTCGACAATCTCGACGAGTTCCTAGTCGAGAACTAA
- a CDS encoding 3-hydroxybutyryl-CoA dehydratase, whose translation MEKLIPIDLNGVIEAVKAEGKTRRVLWQDSESIAFLSSGRKERWDFHVDPADEVTLQVTGVQHLVYRDENGKEHTADIEAGQILLCPAGVPHSPRLEPNSWFIVFERKRKAGEIDYFKWYCNKCGDKVYETSAEVGDYRADPVGQVYQIFSSDEKLRTCKKCGTVIPAPPK comes from the coding sequence ATGGAAAAACTCATTCCCATCGATCTCAACGGTGTCATCGAAGCGGTCAAAGCCGAAGGCAAAACCCGCCGTGTGCTTTGGCAAGATTCCGAATCCATCGCGTTTCTCAGCAGCGGGCGTAAGGAGCGCTGGGATTTTCACGTCGATCCCGCCGACGAGGTCACGCTGCAAGTGACCGGTGTGCAGCATCTGGTTTATCGCGATGAGAATGGCAAAGAACACACCGCCGACATTGAAGCCGGGCAGATCTTGCTCTGCCCCGCCGGCGTGCCGCACTCGCCGCGATTGGAACCCAACTCATGGTTCATCGTCTTCGAGCGCAAGCGCAAAGCCGGCGAGATCGATTATTTCAAATGGTACTGCAACAAGTGCGGCGACAAAGTCTATGAGACGTCGGCCGAAGTCGGCGACTACCGCGCCGACCCGGTGGGGCAGGTGTATCAGATATTTTCCAGCGACGAGAAGCTGCGCACGTGTAAAAAATGCGGCACGGTGATTCCGGCGCCGCCGAAATGA
- a CDS encoding AsmA family protein, with protein sequence MKKAWWIGLALFVSLAGIVLAVPLFVDLGVFKNTYLPLVEDALGRRVEVGEVRLGLVPAPSIRLANLKVSDGPAFPNNTFFATDQLQLRLRLWPLIRGRFEVTELVLKNPTINLLKRADGSFNYADLAGKKLPVAKSAPRKAKAAPSKPAEGTYIPLVLPVRMRIDNGQLNLQTVGQKPVRIDNIELSLEEYAEDQPFPYRAAFNYPGLRRVTLEGQLDYREDQATLTFTNNRLKVLDLQLPIEGNVSHLSTTPRVNLKSHSERIDAKPVFELLSVFGLAPKATEVSGPMSLALSVSGPSNQLVTEARGHLIDVKVNGKRALKGNLTGDVTIKLPLGAGSATRRLQGNGKVAARDGELTNVNLIKKVQQATGLIGLSKEQGKQATTFKNLESEFAIAGGSADFKRISLTNTQVEVNGNGTLTLDQPTLDMVLETKLLATPAARNIRGRTAALFKNAQGQLVVPLKVRGPLENPNVDVDMTKVAQNTPAQAVEKRLGTFLKKFFR encoded by the coding sequence ATGAAGAAAGCTTGGTGGATCGGCCTGGCCCTGTTTGTTTCACTGGCTGGAATCGTTCTGGCGGTTCCCTTATTTGTCGACCTCGGCGTTTTCAAAAACACCTATCTGCCACTTGTGGAAGACGCCCTCGGGCGGCGCGTCGAGGTTGGCGAAGTGCGGCTTGGCTTGGTTCCCGCGCCGTCGATACGGCTCGCCAATCTGAAAGTCTCCGACGGTCCGGCGTTTCCCAACAACACGTTCTTTGCCACCGATCAGCTGCAGCTGCGCTTGCGGCTTTGGCCGCTCATCCGCGGCCGCTTCGAAGTCACCGAGTTGGTTCTCAAAAACCCGACGATCAATCTGCTCAAGCGCGCCGATGGCAGCTTCAACTATGCCGACTTGGCCGGCAAGAAACTTCCGGTCGCCAAGAGCGCCCCGCGCAAGGCCAAAGCGGCGCCGAGCAAACCCGCCGAGGGGACATATATTCCCTTGGTGCTGCCGGTGCGCATGCGCATCGACAACGGCCAGTTGAATTTGCAGACCGTCGGGCAAAAGCCGGTGCGCATCGACAACATTGAACTTTCTTTGGAAGAGTATGCCGAAGATCAGCCGTTTCCTTACCGGGCCGCGTTCAACTACCCCGGCTTGCGGCGCGTAACGCTGGAGGGACAGCTCGACTACCGCGAAGATCAGGCGACGCTGACTTTCACTAACAATCGTTTGAAAGTACTCGACCTACAGTTACCCATCGAAGGCAACGTCAGCCATCTTTCGACGACGCCGCGGGTGAATTTGAAATCGCATAGCGAGCGCATCGACGCCAAGCCGGTGTTCGAGCTGCTCTCCGTGTTCGGCTTGGCGCCCAAAGCGACGGAAGTCTCCGGTCCCATGAGCCTTGCGCTGTCGGTGAGCGGTCCGTCGAACCAACTGGTCACCGAAGCGCGCGGCCATTTGATCGACGTCAAAGTCAATGGCAAGCGCGCTCTCAAGGGCAACCTGACCGGCGACGTCACGATCAAGCTGCCGCTCGGAGCCGGTTCCGCGACGCGCCGCCTACAAGGCAACGGCAAAGTGGCCGCCCGCGATGGCGAGCTGACCAACGTGAATCTGATCAAGAAAGTTCAGCAGGCCACGGGGTTGATCGGTCTTTCTAAAGAACAGGGAAAGCAAGCCACCACCTTCAAGAATCTTGAGAGTGAGTTTGCCATCGCCGGCGGCAGCGCCGATTTCAAGAGAATTTCCTTGACCAACACGCAAGTGGAAGTGAACGGCAACGGCACCCTGACGCTCGATCAACCCACACTTGACATGGTGCTGGAGACCAAACTGCTCGCGACGCCGGCAGCGCGCAACATCCGCGGCCGCACCGCGGCGTTATTCAAGAATGCCCAGGGCCAATTAGTCGTGCCGCTTAAAGTGCGCGGTCCGTTGGAAAACCCCAACGTCGACGTCGACATGACCAAAGTCGCCCAAAACACGCCGGCACAAGCCGTCGAGAAGCGGCTCGGCACTTTCCTGAAAAAATTCTTCAGATAA